A window from Micromonospora profundi encodes these proteins:
- a CDS encoding AAA domain-containing protein encodes MTIDPAAEAERVIAAILADFRSRQHRGVVVDSPPGAGKSTLVVRTAAALASAGERLIIVAQTNEQVDDLTTNLSAALPTGLMIGRLASSTYGRPARLAALTNVLVDKDLGNLLSCEIVIATAARWAYVKDRSWPWAIVDEAYQMRSDSLLAIAPRFERALFVGDPGQLDPFSVVENDRWRGLSWDPMQSAVAGLLRTNPDLPVHRLPVSWRLPASAEGVVASAFYPYTGFRTGAEPGDRELTFGTRAFGRSPLDALLAEAATTGWGFYELPARHTPRTDAEAISTVADVVRRFLERGANARSGNDSRPITSQRIAVGTAHRDQAAALREALSDLPDVTVDTANRLQGREYDLTVVLHPLSGRRDATAFHLEAGRLCVLASRHRQACVVVGRAGIRELLDAHPSSEPVHLHEPVKFPDGWAANQTVMNHLYAHRVAA; translated from the coding sequence ATGACCATCGACCCAGCAGCCGAAGCCGAACGCGTCATCGCCGCGATCCTCGCCGACTTCCGATCCCGTCAGCACCGCGGCGTGGTCGTCGATTCCCCACCCGGGGCGGGAAAGTCAACCCTCGTGGTCCGGACCGCGGCCGCGCTCGCCTCGGCCGGCGAGCGGCTGATAATTGTCGCCCAAACCAATGAGCAGGTCGACGACCTGACCACCAACCTCTCCGCCGCCCTGCCGACCGGTCTCATGATCGGACGGCTGGCAAGTTCCACATACGGGCGGCCAGCGCGCCTCGCGGCCCTGACCAACGTGCTGGTCGACAAAGATCTCGGCAACCTGCTGAGCTGTGAGATCGTCATCGCGACGGCCGCCCGCTGGGCCTACGTGAAGGACCGCTCCTGGCCGTGGGCGATTGTCGACGAGGCCTACCAGATGCGTTCGGACTCCCTGCTCGCCATTGCCCCGCGGTTCGAGCGGGCCCTGTTCGTCGGCGACCCGGGCCAACTGGATCCATTCTCCGTGGTCGAGAACGACCGCTGGCGCGGGCTCAGCTGGGACCCGATGCAGAGCGCGGTGGCCGGGCTGCTGCGCACTAACCCCGACCTGCCGGTTCATCGGCTGCCCGTCTCGTGGCGCCTGCCCGCGAGCGCCGAAGGGGTCGTGGCTAGCGCCTTCTACCCGTACACGGGGTTTCGGACCGGTGCCGAACCAGGAGACCGTGAACTCACCTTCGGCACCCGCGCCTTCGGGCGCTCTCCCCTGGACGCCCTGCTGGCCGAGGCGGCGACCACCGGCTGGGGCTTCTACGAACTGCCCGCGCGACACACCCCCAGGACAGACGCCGAAGCGATTTCCACGGTCGCCGACGTAGTTCGGAGATTTCTCGAACGCGGAGCGAACGCGCGGTCGGGGAACGACTCTAGGCCGATCACCTCGCAGCGAATCGCGGTCGGCACCGCGCATCGCGACCAAGCGGCCGCCCTTCGCGAAGCGCTGTCCGACCTGCCGGACGTCACGGTCGACACGGCGAATCGCCTGCAGGGCCGAGAGTATGACCTGACCGTGGTACTGCATCCGTTGTCGGGACGACGCGACGCCACAGCGTTCCATCTCGAGGCCGGACGCCTGTGCGTACTCGCCTCCCGCCATCGACAGGCCTGCGTCGTCGTCGGGCGGGCCGGCATCCGGGAACTGCTCGACGCGCACCCATCCAGCGAGCCAGTTCACCTACACGAACCGGTGAAATTCCCAGACGGATGGGCGGCCAACCAGACCGTCATGAATCACCTGTACGCGCACCGCGTCGCGGCCTGA